The genomic stretch CTGCCGCGGTGGCGCGCAGCTCGGCCGCGTACGCCTCCGGGGTGCCCAGCCGGTCGGTCAGGGTGACCGTGTCCTCGGCGCGGATCTCGGCCAGGTGCTCCGGCAGGTCTTCGAGGAGCTCGGCGCGGGTGGCCTCGGGCAGGTCGGCCAGGGCCGCGCGGACCCGCTCGACGTACTCGGTGATCTCGTCCTGTGCCGTGGAGTTCACGCCGTCTCCCGCTCGCGAAGCAGATCGTCCATCGTGGATGCGAAGCCGTGCCACACTTTGCCCGATCGCTGCAACTCGGCGCGGCCGGCCGTGTTGAGCCCGTAGTACTTGCGGTGCGGGCCCTCGATGCTCGGAACGACGTAGCTGTTCAGATAGCCCCCGGCGAACAGGCGGCGCAGTGTGCCGTAAACCGAGGCGTCGCCGACGTCCTCGAGCCCGGCGGCGCGCAGGCGGCGCAGGATGTCGTAGCCGTAACCGTCCTCGTCGCGCAGGGCGGCGAGCACGGCCAGGTCGAGGACCCCCTTGAGCAGCTGGGTCGTATCCACGCGATGGACAGTACTTCGCAATGCGAAATACCGTCAAGACGACAGTAGTACCCGCCCGGCCACGGACAGTTCAGGCGAGGCTGAAGCAGATGCCGTCGAGGATGTCGTGCTCGGAGGCGATGACCGACTCGTGACCGGAGCGCTCCATGATCGTGCGGAGGATGAGGGCGCCGGCGCCGATCACGTCCGCCCGGCCCGGGTGCATGACGGGCAGCGCGAGGCGCTCGGCGACCGGCATGGCCAGCAGCTCGGCGGTCACGCGGGACACGTCGGCCAGGCTCACCTCGGCGTGGTGGATGCGCGAGGGATCGTAGAGGGAAGGTTTTGCGCCAGCGCCGTGACGGTGGTGACCGTGCCCGCCAGGCCCACCAGGGTCTTCGCCTCGCGACCCGGCACAGCGGTCAGCGCGATGTCGACCGCGGCGGTGATGTCCCGTACGGCGTTGTGGATCTCCGCAGCCGAGGGCGGGTCACTGTGGATGTGGCGCTCGGTCATCCGCACGCAGCCGATGTCCATCGAGATCGCGTGGTCGACGCCGTCCGAGCCGGTGACGAACTCGGTCGAGCCGCCGCCGATGTC from Paractinoplanes brasiliensis encodes the following:
- a CDS encoding PadR family transcriptional regulator, which produces MDTTQLLKGVLDLAVLAALRDEDGYGYDILRRLRAAGLEDVGDASVYGTLRRLFAGGYLNSYVVPSIEGPHRKYYGLNTAGRAELQRSGKVWHGFASTMDDLLRERETA